A window of the Brassica napus cultivar Da-Ae chromosome A2, Da-Ae, whole genome shotgun sequence genome harbors these coding sequences:
- the LOC106357290 gene encoding external alternative NAD(P)H-ubiquinone oxidoreductase B4, mitochondrial — protein MSTRSFCKRAYSFFMAYPSASKLLLLSTCSGGGLLVYSDSSPSKRTLTADGQEIKKKKVVVLGSGWSGYSFLSHFNNPNYDVQVVSPRNFFLFTPLLPSVTNGTVEARSIVEPIRGLMRKKGFEYTEAECVKIDPSNKKIHCKSKDSTSLKGTTEFDMDYDILVIAVGAKPNTFNTPGVEEHAHFLKEADDALKIRRSVINCFERASLPDLTEEERKKILHFVVVGGGPTGVEFSAELHDFLVEDVAKIYPKVQEFTRITLLEAGDHILNMFDKRITAFAEEKFQRDGIDLKTKNMVVGVTADEISTKERGSGEVVSEPYGMVVWSTGIGSRPVIKDFMHQIGQGQRRVLATDEWLRVDGCDSVYALGDTATINQRRVMEDIAAIFGKADKGETGTLNKKEFKGVVKDICQRYPQVELYLKKKKLRNIANLLKSANGDNTELSIETFKQALSEVDTQMKNLPATAQVASQQGKYLAKCFNKMEKCEKKPEGPLRFRGEGRHRFQPFRYRHFGSFAPLGGEQTAAELPGDWVSIGHSSQWLWYSVYASKLVSWRTRSLVVSDWVRRFIFGRDSSSI, from the exons ATGAGTACCCGTAGCTTCTGCAAGAGAGCTTACAGCTTCTTCATGGCTTACCCTTCTGCttccaagcttcttcttctcagtACCTGCAG CGGTGGCGGTCTACTAGTGTATTCAGACTCGAGTCCATCGAAGCGTACATTAACCGCAGATGGCCAagaaatcaagaagaagaaggtggttGTTCTCGGGAGTGGCTGGAGCGGCTACAGCTTCTTGAGCCACTTCAACAACCCTAACTACGATGTTCAAGTTGTCTCTCCTCGCAACTTTTTCCTCTTCACGCCTCTCTTGCCAAGTGTCACCAACGGCACTGTTGAAGCTCGTAGCATTGTTGAACCCATCCGTGGCCTTATGCGCAAG AAAGGATTTGAGTACACAGAGGCAGAGTGTGTCAAGATCGATCCATCCAACAAGAAGATCCATTGCAAGTCAAAGGATAGCACAAGCCTCAAAGGCACAACAGAGTTTGACATGGACTACGACATTCTAGTCATAGCTGTTGGAGCTAAGCCCAACACATTCAACACCCCTGGAGTTGAGGAACACGCCCATTTCCTCAAGGAAGCAGACGATGCTCTCAAGATTCGTCGCTCAGTCATAAACTGTTTCGAGAGAGCGTCTCTTCCTGATCTAACCGAAGAAGAGAGGAAAAAGATTCTTCACTTCGTTGTGGTTGGTGGAGGACCAACTGGTGTCGAGTTCTCAGCTGAGCTGCATGACTTCTTGGTCGAGGATGTGGCTAAGATATACCCAAAGGTCCAAGAGTTCACGAGAATCACTCTCCTCGAAGCAGGCGACCACATTCTCAACATGTTTGACAAGAGGATCACTGCCTTTGCTGAGGAGAAGTTCCAGAGAGACGGTATTGATTTGAAGACAAAGAACATGGTTGTGGGAGTGACTGCTGATGAGATATCCACAAAGGAAAGGGGGAGTGGTGAAGTTGTGTCTGAGCCTTATGGTATGGTTGTGTGGTCAACCGGTATTGGTTCACGTCCTGTTATCAAGGACTTTATGCATCAGATTGGTCAG GGTCAGAGACGTGTCTTGGCAACTGATGAATGGCTTAGAGTGGATGGATGTGATAGTGTCTATGCTTTAGGTGACACTGCAACCATCAACCAACGCAGAGTCATG GAAGATATAGCTGCAATATTCGGTAAAGCAGACAAGGGAGAGACAGGAACATTGAACAAGAAAGAGTTCAAAGGTGTGGTGAAAGACATATGCCAGAGGTACCCTCAGGTGGAGCTttacttgaagaagaagaaactgagAAACATTGCAAACTTGCTCAAGAGTGCCAATGGCGATAACACAGAGCTCAGCATCGAAACGTTTAAGCAAGCCCTCTCTGAAGTTGATACACAGATGAAGAATCTTCCAGCAACTGCACAG GTTGCATCACAACAAGGGAAGTACCTTGCAAAGTGCTTCAACAAAATGGAGAAATGTGAGAAGAAGCCAGAGGGACCATTGAGGTTTAGAGGAGAAGGTCGACACAGGTTCCAGCCGTTTAGGTACAGACATTTTGGATCGTTTGCTCCGCTTGGAGGGGAGCAGACAGCAGCTGAACTGCCTGGGGACTGGGTCTCCATTGGTCACAGCAGCCAGTGGCTGTGGTACTCCGTCTACGCTAGCAAACTTGTGAGCTGGCGCACAAGGTCGCTCGTGGTCTCTGACTGGGTTCGACGCTTTATATTTGGTCGTGACTCCAGCAGCATCTAA
- the LOC106354440 gene encoding binding partner of ACD11 1-like, which yields MAIRSVKVGNLSSGATEHDIKEFFSFSGEVESIDIQGDEHSAYVTFKDPQGAETAVLLSGASIADQSVVIEMAPNYTPPAAPHAETQSGGGGVAESVVQKAEDVVSTMLAKGFILGKDAVGKAKAFDEKLGFTSTATAGVASIDQKIGLSQKFTAGTSLVTEKIKGVDQSFQVTERTKSAFATAEQTVSSAGTAVMKNRFVLTGVSWAAGAFNRVAKAAGEVGQKTKEKVEAEQPPQPSQSEQQPPEGYSPLH from the exons ATAAGATCAGTAAAAGTTGGCAATCTCTCCTCAGGAGCAACGGAGCATGATATCAAAGAGTTCTTCTCTTTCTCCGGTGAAGTTGAAAGCATTGACATCCAAGG TGATGAGCATAGTGCCTATGTGACATTCAAAGATCCTCAAGGAGCAGAGACCGCTGTGCTCTTATCA GGTGCAAGTATTGCCGATCAGTCCGTCGTCATTGAGATGGCTCCTAACTACACTCCACCTGCTGCCCCTCATGCT GAAACACAGAGCGGTGGCGGAGGAGTCGCAGAGTCAGTAGTCCAGAAGGCAGAAGATGTTGTGAGCACCATGTTAGCAAAGGGTTTCATCCTCGGTAAAGACGCGGTCGGCAAAGCAAAGGCTTTTGACGAGAAACTCGGTTTTACTTCAACCGCAACCGCAGGAGTTGCTTCCATAGACCAAAAAATCGGCCTAAGCCAAAAATTCACAGCTGGTACAAGCTTGGTGACCGAGAAGATCAAAGGGGTGGACCAAAGCTTCCAGGTCACAGAAAGGACCAAGTCCGCCTTTGCGACTGCGGAACAGACGGTGAGCAGCGCGGGAACCGCCGTGATGAAAAACCGTTTTGTGTTAACCGGTGTGAGCTGGGCCGCAGGAGCGTTCAACAGAGTTGCTAAAGCTGCTGGAGAGGTTGGAcagaagacaaaagaaaaggtcGAAGCTGAGCAACCACCACAACCGTCGCAGTCAGAGCAGCAACCACCAGAAGGGTATTCTCCGCTTCACTGA
- the LOC106354439 gene encoding probable arabinosyltransferase ARAD1: protein MVGNQRHHTPHRPRSKTLIFTLLLFSISLLVILYTFSSSSRPSISNLNQSNPTETSFVASLEQFLIHKAPKLSIRDDTVRGESDDDDPRKLDEMVFERENRLLNEDPVYPVGFPVKVYVYEMPKKFTFDLLWLFRNTYKETSNATSNGSPVHRLIEQHSVDYWLWADLISPESERRLKSVVRVHQQHEADFFYVPFFTTISFFLLEKQQCKSLYREALKWVTDQPAWKRSEGRDHIFPIHHPWSFKTVRKFVKNAIWLLPDMDSTGNWYKPGQVSLEKDLILPYVPNVDRCDDKCLSESAPKRTTLLFFRGRLKRNAGGKIRAKLGAELSGVKDVIITEGTAGEGGKLAAQVGMRRSLFCLCPAGDTPSSARLFDAIVSGCIPVIVSDELELPFEGILDYKKVAVIVSSSDAIQPGWLVNHLRSFIPSQVKKFQSSLAQYSRHFVYSSPAQPLGPEDLTWRMIAGKLVNIKLHTRRSLRVVKGSRSICRCDCWRPNSTTAANSLSPVLS from the exons ATGGTTGGGAATCAACGTCACCATACTCCCCACAGACCCAgatcgaaaaccctaatcttcacgcttctcctcttctcaaTCTCTCTACTCGTCATCCTCTACaccttctcttcctcctcccgCCCTTCCATCTCCAATCTAAACCAATCGAACCCAACAGAAACATCCTTCGTCGCCTCCCTTGAGCAATTCCTGATCCACAAGGCCCCGAAGCTCTCAATTAGAGACGACACGGTGCGTGGCGAGAGCGATGACGACGATCCGAGGAAGCTCGATGAGATGGTGTTCGAAAGAGAGAATCGGTTGCTAAACGAAGACCCGGTTTATCCAGTCGGGTTTCCGGTTAAGGTCTACGTGTACGAGATGCCAAAGAAGTTCACTTTCGATCTCCTCTGGCTGTTTCGCAATACTTACAAAGAGACTTCGAACGCCACTTCTAACGGTAGCCCTGTCCATCGCCTTATCGAGCAG CACTCTGTTGATTACTGGCTATGGGCTGATCTGATCTCTCCTGAATCCGAGAGGCGTTTGAAGAGTGTGGTGAGGGTCCATCAGCAGCATGAAGCTGATTTTTTCTATGTTCCGTTTTTCACTACgatcagcttcttcttgttggAGAAGCAGCAGTGCAAATCACTCTATAGG GAAGCATTGAAGTGGGTCACTGATCAGCCTGCTTGGAAAAGATCTGAGGGAAGGGATCATATCTTTCCTATTCACCATCCCTGGTCTTTTAAGACTGTTCGCAAATTTGTGAAGAACGCGATCTGGCTTTTACCTGATATGGACTCCACTGGGAATTG gtataagcctgggcaaGTCTCACTGGAGAAAGACCTGATTCTTCCTTATGTACCCAATGTTGATAGATGTGATGACAAATGCTTGTCTGAAAGTGCACCAAAGAGGACCACTCTTCTTTTCTTCCGAGGGCGGCTTAAGAGGAATGCT GGAGGTAAAATACGTGCCAAGCTTGGTGCAGAGCTAAGTGGTGTTAAGGATGTAATAATCACTGAGGGGACTGCCGGAGAGGGAGGCAAATTAGCAGCTCAAGTAGGCATGCGTAG ATCTTTATTCTGTTTGTGTCCTGCTGGTGACACACCATCCTCGGCGAGACTGTTTGATGCCATAGTTAGTGGCTGTATCCCTGTTATAGTCAGTGACGAGTTGGAGCTTCCGTTTGAAGGAATACTTGATTACAAGAAG GTGGCAGTGATTGTTTCTTCTAGTGATGCAATACAACCAGGGTGGCTTGTCAATCATCTGAGAAGCTTTATACCATCCCAAGTCAAGAAATTCCAGAGTAGCCTTGCTCAA TACTCGCGGCATTTCGTATATTCCAGTCCAGCTCAGCCACTAGGTCCAGAGGATTTGACATGGAGAATG ATAGCAGGAAAGCTGGTGAACATCAAGCTTCACACGAGGAGATCACTACGGGTTGTGAAAGGATCTAGGAGTATTTGCAGATGTGATTGCTGGAGGCCTAACTCTACTACAGCCGCCAATTCGTTGAGTCCTGTCTTGTCTTAA